The following coding sequences lie in one Peribacillus frigoritolerans genomic window:
- a CDS encoding DeoR/GlpR family DNA-binding transcription regulator — translation MLPLERQKKIIELLTIRKVMKIAELTEEMQVSIETIRRDINLLTRQGKIEKIYGGVKLVQSKFGESTIDERMFSQLEEKESIAQKCSEYIDDGDCIYIDSGSTTYQIAKYIKQKKKLTVITSSIPVVNELIHSDIEILIIGGKVRRNEQSIVAFDYLFNFSELNISKAFICASGITVEKGISDYNLEEANTRKKIIDLSQEVYVAADSTKFGKDVTIGISSLDKIDYIITDDHLHKDFISSFKETATHLILS, via the coding sequence ATGCTTCCTCTTGAAAGGCAAAAGAAGATCATCGAGTTATTAACGATTAGAAAAGTTATGAAGATTGCCGAGCTTACTGAAGAAATGCAAGTTTCCATCGAAACCATCAGAAGGGATATTAACCTTCTTACAAGGCAAGGAAAAATTGAAAAGATCTATGGCGGCGTTAAGCTGGTTCAATCGAAGTTTGGAGAATCGACGATAGATGAACGGATGTTCAGTCAATTAGAAGAAAAGGAATCCATCGCCCAAAAATGCAGTGAGTATATCGACGATGGTGATTGCATTTATATCGATAGTGGTTCGACAACCTATCAAATCGCTAAATATATAAAACAGAAAAAGAAACTGACCGTGATAACCAGTTCGATTCCCGTTGTAAATGAGCTCATTCATAGCGATATCGAGATATTGATCATTGGCGGGAAAGTCAGGCGAAATGAACAATCCATTGTTGCATTTGACTACTTATTCAACTTTAGTGAATTGAATATTTCAAAAGCATTCATTTGTGCGAGTGGCATAACCGTTGAAAAAGGCATATCCGACTATAATTTAGAAGAAGCGAACACACGAAAAAAAATCATCGATCTATCCCAAGAAGTCTATGTAGCCGCTGACAGCACAAAGTTCGGGAAAGACGTGACCATCGGGATATCATCACTGGATAAAATCGATTACATCATAACGGACGATCATCTGCATAAAGATTTCATCTCTTCGTTTAAAGAGACCGCAACACATTTGATTCTTTCTTAA
- a CDS encoding ABC transporter permease subunit: MPDVKPAMRVIYIPILLLFAAFLFLPLGILFVRSFETADGIDLSNYLTVLSNAELMMSFGNSVKISGLTAVITTVLAFFLAYSIHCTRLYRPLKSVIKTGILIPMLLPTITFGFAIIYSFGNQGIITKIFGRNLFDIYGFNGLLIGYVIYTLPSAFLLINNSFKYMDKKFIIVSKLMGDGTIRSFMNTIIRPLSGTLGGAFVLSFILSFTDFGIPASVGGTYSVVATQLYQVMLGSIPDFNNGAVIAILMLIPVVFSVFLLNYLEKLNFHYDKFSDIELTKHIGRDICFGGISLLVLIGMFSVFAVMFIAPFLTSFPYDLSFTLKHFIDTFQSGDLTSVYKNSLFVALMTAVMGTFIAFSSAVLNVRTPLKGKSSMDVISMLTNTVPGMVLGLSYLLLFNGSSWKGTFAIIILCNIVHFFTTPYLMAKNSLSKMNPGWETTGNLLGDSWIRTIYRVILPNSASTVIEMFSYYFINSMVTISGIIFLVTAQTTLVASKIKELQHFAKFNEIFILSLLIFFTNLVVKLLCDHYQKRQFKH, encoded by the coding sequence ATGCCTGATGTAAAACCGGCAATGAGAGTCATTTATATACCTATCTTACTGCTATTTGCCGCTTTTCTTTTCTTGCCGCTTGGGATATTGTTCGTCCGTTCTTTTGAAACGGCTGATGGAATCGATCTCTCGAATTATCTAACGGTCCTTTCAAATGCAGAGCTGATGATGTCATTTGGAAACAGCGTGAAAATCTCAGGGCTCACAGCCGTCATTACGACCGTTTTAGCCTTTTTCCTGGCCTATTCCATCCATTGCACCCGATTATATAGGCCATTAAAAAGTGTAATTAAAACCGGGATCCTTATTCCGATGCTGCTTCCGACGATCACGTTCGGGTTTGCGATTATCTACTCTTTCGGCAATCAAGGAATCATAACGAAGATTTTTGGAAGGAATTTATTCGATATATACGGATTTAATGGATTATTGATAGGTTATGTGATCTATACATTGCCATCAGCTTTTCTTCTCATTAATAATTCCTTCAAGTACATGGATAAAAAGTTCATCATCGTTTCAAAATTAATGGGTGACGGAACGATAAGAAGTTTCATGAATACGATCATACGGCCATTGTCGGGAACTTTGGGTGGAGCTTTTGTACTTTCCTTCATCTTGAGTTTCACCGACTTTGGGATACCGGCTTCAGTAGGCGGGACCTACTCCGTCGTTGCGACGCAGCTTTATCAAGTCATGCTAGGTTCAATCCCTGATTTCAATAATGGTGCAGTGATTGCCATTCTCATGCTCATTCCGGTAGTATTCAGTGTTTTTCTATTAAACTATCTGGAAAAACTTAATTTTCATTATGACAAGTTCAGCGATATCGAATTGACGAAGCACATAGGAAGGGATATATGTTTTGGGGGAATCTCGCTGCTGGTCTTGATAGGGATGTTTTCTGTATTTGCGGTCATGTTCATTGCACCATTTTTAACTAGTTTCCCTTACGATCTCTCGTTCACCTTAAAGCACTTTATCGACACATTCCAATCAGGCGATTTAACGTCAGTTTATAAAAACTCCTTATTCGTTGCCTTGATGACGGCTGTAATGGGAACGTTCATCGCCTTTAGCTCTGCGGTTTTGAATGTCCGGACGCCCCTTAAGGGGAAATCGTCAATGGATGTCATTTCGATGCTGACGAATACAGTACCGGGAATGGTGTTGGGCTTATCGTATTTGCTGCTGTTCAACGGCAGCAGCTGGAAGGGGACCTTTGCCATTATCATTCTATGTAACATTGTCCACTTCTTTACAACACCCTATTTAATGGCGAAGAACTCTTTATCCAAAATGAACCCTGGTTGGGAAACCACCGGGAATCTATTGGGGGATAGCTGGATCAGGACAATCTATCGTGTCATTCTGCCAAATTCGGCATCTACGGTGATCGAGATGTTCAGCTACTATTTCATCAATAGTATGGTGACGATCAGCGGAATCATCTTTTTGGTCACGGCCCAAACTACATTAGTGGCCAGTAAAATTAAAGAGCTTCAGCATTTTGCCAAATTCAATGAAATATTCATCCTGTCTTTGCTTATCTTTTTTACAAATCTAGTCGTGAAGCTGCTTTGTGATCATTATCAAAAAAGACAATTCAAACATTAA
- a CDS encoding MEDS domain-containing protein produces MDYNMKQLIENLQQSDGGHILYCFNELESYIENEATFIIAGVEQGDHILVVENDRIFPFVYKKLQLHLNEEQLEQVHLMNNFDFYCFHGDFHPSTMVNYFLENIDSYTERNQHVRTWGHVEWGHDDQACFAIGEYEKGIDKLIKERGLISVCAYDDCRVPAELRTNLIKHHGVLITDEKITILANG; encoded by the coding sequence TTGGATTACAATATGAAACAACTAATAGAAAATCTACAGCAATCGGATGGTGGACATATCTTATACTGTTTTAATGAATTGGAGTCATACATTGAAAATGAGGCAACATTCATCATTGCCGGTGTTGAACAGGGAGACCATATTCTGGTCGTCGAAAATGACCGTATTTTTCCTTTCGTGTACAAGAAATTGCAGCTTCATTTAAATGAGGAGCAATTGGAGCAAGTGCATCTTATGAATAATTTTGATTTTTATTGCTTTCATGGAGACTTCCATCCTTCGACGATGGTTAATTATTTCTTGGAAAATATCGATTCATACACTGAACGCAATCAGCACGTGCGGACTTGGGGTCATGTTGAATGGGGCCATGACGATCAAGCCTGCTTTGCGATAGGCGAATATGAAAAAGGAATCGACAAACTGATCAAGGAACGAGGATTGATTTCGGTTTGTGCGTACGATGACTGCAGAGTGCCTGCCGAGCTTAGGACAAACTTGATCAAGCATCATGGGGTCCTGATAACCGATGAAAAAATCACGATTTTAGCAAACGGATAG
- a CDS encoding ABC transporter ATP-binding protein, translated as MLKLQNISKQFDGKSVLDNINLEIKAGEIVSLLGPSGSGKTTLLHIILGLTGINHGKIIFNDTDLSNVPMKDRGFNIVFQDYALFPHLNAYENIVYGLRNRKGSVSKEELQEYIDFLELTPHLKKRISELSGGQKQRVSIARTLVMKPKILLLDEPLSALDGVIKESIKERIKSIAREFKLTTIIVTHDPEEALTMSDKILIINQGSISQFGSPQEIINQPANDFVKEFILKQLEIKRENIYKLFGEKYA; from the coding sequence TTGCTAAAATTACAAAATATTAGCAAGCAATTCGATGGAAAATCAGTTTTGGATAATATAAATCTTGAAATTAAAGCGGGGGAGATCGTTTCACTATTAGGACCAAGTGGAAGCGGCAAAACTACTTTATTGCATATAATTTTGGGCTTGACGGGTATCAATCATGGAAAAATCATTTTCAATGATACCGATTTGAGTAACGTGCCCATGAAAGACCGGGGATTTAATATCGTTTTCCAGGATTATGCTCTTTTCCCGCATTTGAATGCCTATGAAAATATCGTTTATGGATTGAGGAACAGGAAGGGATCCGTTTCCAAGGAAGAGCTTCAGGAATACATTGATTTCCTGGAATTAACGCCGCATTTGAAAAAAAGGATCAGCGAATTATCCGGGGGTCAGAAACAAAGGGTTTCGATCGCAAGGACTCTTGTAATGAAACCGAAGATCCTATTACTTGATGAGCCGCTGAGTGCTTTGGATGGTGTGATCAAGGAATCGATAAAGGAACGCATCAAATCCATCGCCCGAGAATTTAAGCTGACGACAATCATAGTGACACATGACCCGGAAGAGGCTTTGACGATGTCCGATAAGATTTTGATCATTAATCAAGGGAGTATTTCTCAATTTGGATCGCCTCAAGAAATCATCAATCAGCCAGCCAATGATTTTGTGAAGGAATTCATTCTTAAACAACTGGAGATCAAGAGAGAAAATATTTACAAGTTATTCGGTGAAAAGTATGCCTGA
- a CDS encoding NAD(P)/FAD-dependent oxidoreductase, protein MKYDVVVIGGGPSGLMAAIAAGEKGAHVLLVDKGEKLGRKLAISGGGRCNVTNRLSIDEIIQHIPGNGRFLYSAFSEFNNEDIIQFFEKLGVALKEEDHGRMFPVNDKAQSVVDALLTRLSNLKVTIYKNSPVAEVLYEHGKTSGVRLKDGQTFDTDAVVIAVGGKSVPHTGSTGDGYAWAKKAGHTITELFPTEVPVLSHETFIKDRTLQGLALRDVSLSVLNPKGKALITHRMDMLFTHFGVSGPAVLRCSQFVVKAMKKWNLSEVTMKLDALPDRNKEEVFQDIMKEIKAEPKKAIKNTLKGLVPERYLHFLLERSGIDLQEQGATISNEKIRRFAELCKDFQFGVHGTQPLEKAFVTGGGVSVKEIHPKEMASKLMDGLYFCGEILDIHGYTGGYNITSALVTGRLAGMNAAMYARS, encoded by the coding sequence TTGAAATATGATGTAGTGGTAATTGGCGGCGGCCCTTCCGGATTGATGGCAGCAATTGCAGCCGGTGAAAAAGGTGCCCATGTCTTGTTAGTGGATAAAGGCGAGAAGCTTGGCAGGAAACTTGCAATCTCGGGCGGTGGACGCTGCAACGTGACGAACAGGCTCTCAATCGATGAAATCATTCAGCATATCCCTGGAAACGGGCGATTTCTATACAGTGCTTTCTCAGAGTTCAATAATGAGGACATTATTCAATTCTTTGAAAAATTGGGCGTGGCTCTAAAAGAAGAGGACCATGGACGGATGTTCCCTGTCAACGATAAAGCGCAAAGTGTCGTGGATGCCCTGCTGACGCGCCTATCGAATTTAAAAGTAACGATCTATAAGAACTCTCCAGTTGCGGAAGTTCTCTATGAACATGGAAAAACCAGCGGTGTCCGGTTAAAAGATGGCCAGACCTTTGACACGGATGCAGTTGTTATTGCAGTCGGCGGGAAATCAGTTCCCCACACCGGTTCAACGGGAGACGGCTACGCATGGGCTAAAAAGGCGGGACATACGATTACCGAGCTGTTCCCAACTGAAGTTCCCGTACTTAGCCATGAAACATTCATTAAAGATCGAACACTTCAAGGTCTTGCACTTCGCGATGTTTCATTGAGTGTCCTTAACCCAAAGGGCAAGGCCCTGATCACACACCGAATGGATATGCTCTTCACCCATTTTGGCGTCTCCGGTCCAGCTGTTCTAAGATGCAGCCAATTCGTCGTGAAAGCGATGAAAAAATGGAACCTGTCGGAAGTGACCATGAAACTCGATGCCCTGCCGGACCGAAACAAGGAAGAGGTTTTTCAAGATATCATGAAGGAAATCAAAGCCGAACCGAAAAAAGCCATTAAAAACACCTTAAAAGGCTTAGTTCCTGAACGATACCTTCACTTCCTGCTTGAGCGAAGCGGCATCGACCTTCAAGAACAAGGAGCGACGATATCAAATGAAAAAATCCGCCGTTTTGCAGAATTATGCAAGGACTTCCAATTCGGAGTGCACGGCACCCAGCCGCTGGAAAAAGCCTTCGTCACGGGCGGCGGCGTATCCGTCAAAGAAATACATCCAAAGGAAATGGCATCCAAACTAATGGACGGACTGTATTTCTGCGGTGAAATTCTGGATATACACGGATACACAGGCGGCTATAATATCACATCGGCATTAGTAACCGGCAGACTCGCCGGAATGAATGCTGCCATGTATGCCCGTTCATAA
- a CDS encoding DeoR family transcriptional regulator: MKPSTNRMLTRIKSVYMFISNNGTVSTQELVEEFGITPRTVQRDLNVLAYNDLVQSPSRGLWTTTSKKVKMSS; encoded by the coding sequence TTGAAACCTTCAACAAATCGCATGTTAACCCGTATTAAATCCGTTTATATGTTCATTAGTAATAACGGTACGGTTTCTACTCAAGAGCTTGTAGAAGAATTTGGCATCACTCCTCGAACTGTGCAGCGCGATTTAAATGTCTTAGCATACAATGACCTTGTTCAAAGCCCAAGCCGAGGCCTTTGGACGACAACAAGTAAAAAGGTGAAGATGTCATCGTAA
- a CDS encoding isocitrate lyase/PEP mutase family protein has product MTNIKEFNELHFSKDLLILGNAWDLLSALILEKSGFKAIGTTSWGIANSLGYSDGELIDFERHLGIIKLITDNVKIPVTADIESGYGETEEKIVDNVLRTADVGVAGINIEDSLKKQKGLRDISQHCSLLLKIRVALDYNGYEGFYINARTDTYFQKENPFPETVERAKAYVESGASGIFIPGLTKHDEIKEITLNIDAPLNVLSLPRLTNGKELEGLGVKRFSFGNALSDKIIALLEQDTARIVELNDTSHLYGN; this is encoded by the coding sequence ATGACTAACATTAAGGAATTCAATGAATTACACTTTTCGAAGGACCTGTTGATATTGGGGAACGCCTGGGATCTATTATCGGCCTTGATTCTCGAGAAATCAGGATTCAAGGCGATTGGAACGACAAGCTGGGGAATTGCCAACTCCCTTGGTTATTCCGATGGCGAATTGATTGATTTTGAAAGACATTTAGGTATCATTAAACTAATTACGGATAATGTGAAAATTCCCGTCACTGCGGACATTGAATCAGGCTATGGTGAAACCGAAGAAAAGATTGTCGATAATGTGTTAAGGACGGCAGACGTCGGTGTAGCCGGGATCAATATTGAGGATTCGCTCAAAAAACAAAAAGGTCTAAGAGATATATCTCAACACTGCAGCCTACTATTAAAAATAAGAGTAGCGTTGGATTATAATGGGTATGAAGGTTTTTACATCAATGCTAGAACAGATACTTATTTTCAAAAAGAAAATCCTTTCCCGGAAACAGTAGAGCGGGCAAAAGCGTATGTGGAGAGTGGTGCCAGCGGAATATTCATCCCTGGATTAACGAAGCATGATGAAATAAAGGAAATCACTTTGAATATAGATGCTCCCCTTAATGTATTATCTTTGCCTAGATTAACGAATGGTAAGGAGCTTGAAGGATTAGGAGTGAAACGATTCAGTTTCGGAAATGCCCTATCTGATAAAATCATTGCTTTATTAGAACAAGATACAGCACGAATAGTAGAGCTAAATGACACCTCACATTTATATGGGAACTAA
- a CDS encoding pseudouridine synthase codes for MRIDKILSNIGYGSRKEVKKLLKSGAVKVNDRLLKDPKEQVDPDTEIVTVHGERVEYREFIYLMMNKPPGVLSATEDNYQETVIDILEPEDSVFEPFPVGRLDKDTEGLLLITNDGKLAHQLLSPKKHVPKTYFAVIDGEVTERDIEAFRNGVTLDDGYETKPGELNILKSGLTSDIELTIMEGKFHQVKRMFEAVGKRVVYLKRLSMGSLQLDEELELGEYRELTAEELEQLKAGQPTE; via the coding sequence ATGAGAATAGATAAGATTTTATCCAATATTGGTTATGGCAGCAGGAAAGAAGTGAAAAAACTCCTGAAATCCGGCGCCGTCAAGGTCAATGACAGACTGCTTAAGGACCCGAAGGAACAAGTGGACCCTGATACGGAAATCGTTACGGTTCATGGTGAACGGGTTGAATACAGGGAATTCATATATTTAATGATGAATAAACCGCCAGGCGTATTGTCGGCAACGGAAGACAACTATCAAGAAACGGTCATCGACATCTTGGAGCCCGAAGATTCGGTATTCGAGCCATTTCCTGTAGGCCGTCTTGATAAGGACACGGAAGGTTTATTGCTGATCACGAATGACGGAAAGCTTGCCCACCAACTGCTTTCTCCAAAGAAACATGTCCCTAAAACATATTTTGCGGTCATTGATGGCGAAGTGACTGAACGGGATATCGAGGCATTCCGCAACGGCGTGACCTTGGATGATGGATACGAAACAAAACCAGGTGAATTGAACATTTTAAAATCAGGTCTGACATCGGATATCGAGCTAACGATCATGGAAGGAAAGTTCCATCAGGTGAAGCGGATGTTTGAGGCCGTTGGCAAACGTGTCGTCTACCTAAAGCGTCTTTCCATGGGGAGTTTACAGCTTGATGAGGAACTTGAGCTTGGTGAATACCGTGAGTTGACGGCGGAGGAGCTTGAACAGTTAAAGGCAGGCCAACCGACTGAATGA
- a CDS encoding methylated-DNA--[protein]-cysteine S-methyltransferase, whose product MTELYKLDYESPIGVIEISGTNEAICSIMFAVRDTEINIMQDQTPKVLVECFSQLDEYFKGERREFTFPYILEGTIFQKNVWNALTGILYANTGSYKDIAVSIGNEKAIRAVGSANGRNKLSIVIPCHRIIGSNGKLTGYAGGLWRKEWLLQHERNFN is encoded by the coding sequence ATGACTGAATTATATAAATTAGATTATGAATCGCCGATTGGAGTTATCGAGATATCAGGAACGAATGAGGCCATCTGTTCCATAATGTTTGCTGTAAGGGATACAGAGATAAATATTATGCAAGATCAAACGCCCAAGGTTTTGGTGGAGTGCTTTAGTCAGCTTGATGAGTATTTCAAAGGTGAACGCAGGGAATTTACATTTCCTTATATACTTGAAGGGACCATCTTCCAAAAAAACGTGTGGAACGCTTTAACAGGAATCCTGTACGCTAACACGGGTTCCTATAAAGACATCGCCGTTTCAATCGGTAATGAAAAAGCCATTAGGGCAGTAGGGAGCGCTAATGGCAGAAATAAGTTAAGCATCGTGATTCCTTGTCATCGAATAATAGGTTCAAATGGGAAATTAACTGGTTACGCGGGTGGCTTATGGAGAAAGGAATGGCTCCTTCAGCATGAAAGGAATTTTAATTGA
- a CDS encoding putative polysaccharide biosynthesis protein — protein sequence MSSKFLKGAFILTLGAIISKILGLFYVIPFEHMVGNKGATLYQYGYVPYTIFISFATAGMPLAVSKFISKYNALEEYAVGEKLFKSSLKLMVVTGFLAFLILYTMAPLFTGVFGVKKEDVSDVTEIIRAVSFALIFVPFMSIIRGFFQGHEAMEPTAISQVIEQIVRIVFLLAGVYVVLNVMDGELVRAIQVATFAATVGAVGGLVVLFWYWKKQKPHLDSLMKKDRGTMEISLKEIYKEIFLSSIPFIFVGIAMPLFQFADLLSFNKAMSSIGLQHVAEDALGVLNVYAQKLVLIPMTLATGFSMALLPSVTKAYVSEDSEELNRQLNQAFQILLFITIPAVVGMSVLADPIYSAFYSHDPLGISVLKAYAPVSILFALFSVSAAILQGINQQKYTVLSLLVGFLIKLSLNIPMIKLFETEGSVYATAFGYLAAVLLNLYVITYFTGYRYSLTIRRSVLITVFSIIMGLAAWGMNSLLSLWLTTEGRFQAILIVAVCAIFGALIYAALSLKSKLAHRLFGTRIDRLKAKLGL from the coding sequence ATGTCATCTAAGTTTTTAAAAGGGGCTTTTATATTAACGCTGGGAGCGATCATATCCAAGATACTTGGTTTATTTTACGTCATCCCATTTGAACATATGGTTGGGAATAAAGGGGCTACCCTCTATCAATATGGGTACGTTCCATATACCATTTTCATTAGCTTTGCAACTGCAGGCATGCCGCTTGCTGTTTCTAAATTCATTTCGAAGTATAATGCGCTCGAGGAATACGCCGTTGGTGAGAAGTTATTTAAATCGAGCCTGAAATTAATGGTTGTCACCGGTTTTCTCGCTTTTTTGATTCTCTATACGATGGCCCCGCTGTTTACTGGAGTCTTTGGGGTCAAGAAGGAAGATGTCAGTGATGTCACGGAGATCATACGGGCAGTCAGCTTCGCCTTGATTTTTGTACCGTTCATGAGCATCATCCGCGGCTTCTTTCAAGGTCATGAAGCGATGGAACCAACGGCCATATCTCAGGTTATCGAACAAATTGTCCGCATCGTGTTCCTTTTGGCTGGTGTGTATGTTGTTTTAAATGTCATGGATGGAGAGTTAGTAAGAGCCATCCAAGTAGCTACTTTCGCGGCGACGGTCGGGGCTGTCGGCGGTTTAGTGGTGTTATTTTGGTATTGGAAAAAACAAAAACCCCATTTGGACAGCTTGATGAAGAAAGACCGGGGGACGATGGAAATTTCCCTGAAGGAGATCTATAAAGAAATATTTCTTTCGTCGATTCCTTTCATATTTGTCGGAATCGCGATGCCATTGTTTCAGTTTGCGGACTTGCTATCTTTCAATAAGGCGATGTCTTCAATCGGTTTGCAGCATGTTGCTGAGGATGCACTTGGGGTGTTGAATGTATATGCCCAGAAGCTTGTCTTGATTCCGATGACGCTTGCAACCGGATTTTCAATGGCGCTTCTGCCCTCGGTGACGAAGGCATATGTAAGTGAGGATTCGGAAGAGTTAAACCGCCAGCTGAACCAAGCCTTCCAAATTTTGTTGTTCATTACGATTCCAGCTGTCGTTGGCATGTCGGTGCTAGCCGATCCAATCTATAGTGCCTTTTACAGCCATGATCCACTTGGAATCAGTGTCCTGAAGGCATATGCGCCCGTTTCCATCTTATTTGCGCTTTTTTCCGTTTCGGCGGCCATTTTACAAGGCATCAATCAGCAAAAATATACGGTGCTCAGCCTGCTTGTGGGCTTTTTAATCAAATTGAGCTTGAATATTCCGATGATCAAGTTGTTTGAAACGGAAGGATCCGTTTATGCCACGGCATTCGGCTACTTGGCTGCTGTGCTGCTGAATTTGTATGTCATCACCTACTTTACTGGATATCGTTACAGCCTTACCATCAGAAGATCTGTTTTGATCACTGTTTTTTCAATTATCATGGGACTGGCTGCATGGGGCATGAACAGTTTATTATCGCTGTGGCTTACAACGGAAGGGCGATTCCAGGCGATTTTGATCGTGGCCGTTTGTGCAATTTTTGGAGCGCTCATTTATGCGGCGCTTTCCTTGAAAAGCAAACTTGCCCATCGTTTGTTCGGTACCCGGATCGATCGGTTAAAAGCTAAATTAGGATTATAA
- a CDS encoding MGMT family protein gives MESFTERVINIIRQIPSGKVMTYGQIGQLAGSPRGARQVVRILHSSSKNHDLPWHRVINAKGEIGIKAEGAAEHQKAMLESEGVTFTERNTIDLEAFRHHPEMF, from the coding sequence TTGGAAAGTTTTACTGAACGGGTAATTAATATCATACGACAAATCCCTTCCGGTAAAGTGATGACATATGGTCAAATTGGACAGCTCGCCGGAAGTCCGCGCGGTGCAAGGCAGGTCGTAAGGATCCTTCATTCAAGCAGCAAAAATCATGACCTTCCTTGGCACCGGGTAATCAATGCCAAAGGAGAAATCGGCATAAAAGCGGAGGGCGCCGCAGAACACCAGAAGGCGATGCTCGAGAGTGAAGGCGTCACATTCACGGAACGGAATACCATTGATCTCGAAGCTTTTCGCCATCATCCAGAAATGTTTTAA
- a CDS encoding bifunctional transcriptional activator/DNA repair enzyme AdaA yields MAVAINLSFEEMWEKIIDCDPKYDGLFFTAVKTTKIYCRPSCRSRKPKKINVKFYHDIDEVEKAGFRACKRCQPEVDDSPKMGLVRDVIAFLVNQYNQKVELKDIANHVGVSSYYLERLFKKETLETPRSYLEKIRVDKAAYLLTSTSRTNLEICLEVGFQSPSNFYKVFRRLKNCSPSEYRNMNLKNRV; encoded by the coding sequence ATGGCTGTTGCTATAAATCTTTCTTTTGAAGAAATGTGGGAGAAGATCATTGACTGCGACCCAAAATATGACGGATTATTCTTTACGGCAGTAAAGACAACTAAAATATACTGCCGCCCTTCATGCAGGTCAAGGAAGCCGAAAAAAATAAATGTGAAATTCTATCATGACATCGATGAAGTCGAAAAGGCTGGTTTCCGTGCTTGCAAAAGATGCCAACCGGAAGTTGATGATTCCCCGAAGATGGGACTTGTCAGAGATGTCATCGCTTTCTTGGTAAATCAGTATAATCAAAAAGTGGAATTAAAGGATATTGCCAATCATGTCGGTGTAAGTTCCTATTATCTGGAGCGGCTATTCAAAAAGGAAACGTTAGAAACTCCCCGTTCCTATTTGGAAAAAATCAGAGTGGATAAAGCGGCATACCTTCTAACAAGCACAAGTCGAACGAATCTTGAGATTTGCCTTGAAGTGGGTTTCCAAAGCCCTTCAAACTTTTATAAGGTATTTCGCCGATTGAAAAATTGTTCTCCGAGTGAATATCGCAACATGAATCTTAAGAATCGAGTGTAA